One segment of Pontibacter akesuensis DNA contains the following:
- a CDS encoding phosphoribosyltransferase family protein, giving the protein MTAEPAQNLILDRDQITQKVIRMAYEVYERNFEEQEVVLAGIHHNGYTLAEMLAGHLQNISPITVHLLRVSLNKDTPLEEPIDLHPDDMNLENMSVVLVDDVLYTGKTLAYTLNSFLTLNPKKVEIATLVDRHHPRYPIASTYTGYSLATTINERIDVILEGEQFGAYLH; this is encoded by the coding sequence ATGACAGCAGAACCCGCACAGAACCTGATACTGGACCGCGACCAGATTACGCAGAAGGTTATTCGTATGGCTTACGAGGTATACGAGCGCAACTTTGAGGAGCAGGAAGTGGTGCTGGCAGGCATCCACCACAACGGCTATACGCTGGCCGAGATGCTGGCAGGCCACCTGCAGAACATCTCCCCTATTACGGTGCACCTGCTGCGCGTTAGCCTGAACAAAGACACGCCGCTGGAGGAACCCATTGATTTGCATCCGGATGACATGAACCTCGAGAACATGTCGGTGGTACTGGTGGACGACGTGCTGTACACAGGAAAAACGCTGGCCTATACGTTAAATTCCTTCCTGACGCTAAACCCGAAGAAAGTGGAGATTGCCACACTGGTAGACCGCCATCACCCACGCTACCCCATCGCCTCCACCTACACCGGCTACTCGCTTGCGACTACCATCAATGAGCGCATCGATGTTATACTTGAGGGGGAGCAGTTCGGGGCGTATCTGCATTAG
- a CDS encoding GlmU family protein, producing MNIILFDAPAQRQNLLPLTFTRPVGQMRVGILTIAEKWAQYMGASVSCLTQPYLQQKYPLVFGTHNLYINGAVCPDEGLVAAIRALKEGEALYHNSTLIALNGDNLELQDIDSLTGHSASGRQEYGSCILINDVWDIFLQNGDQIRSDFKLLTNGRQSQPIGDKHTIVYNEENIFIEEGAQIRAAVLNAENGPIYIGKNAQVQEGSLIRGPFALCEESHVNMGAKMRGDVTVGPYSKVGGEVAASVIFGYSNKGHEGYLGNSVLGEWCNLGADTNTSNLKNNYAEVKIWNYAKGGFKNTGQQFCGLIMGDHSKCGINTMFNTGTVVGVSANIFGAGFPRNFIPSFSWGGAAGFETFQMRKVVEVAEKVMARRKLQFDEVEKSILAHIFEETKQYRVWDKKTEEAKPETTVSNS from the coding sequence ATGAACATTATTCTCTTCGATGCCCCTGCCCAGCGGCAGAACCTGTTGCCGCTTACGTTTACCCGGCCTGTAGGCCAGATGCGTGTGGGTATATTGACCATCGCCGAAAAATGGGCCCAATACATGGGCGCATCAGTTTCCTGCCTCACACAGCCTTACCTGCAGCAGAAGTATCCGCTTGTCTTCGGAACGCACAACCTGTACATCAACGGGGCCGTGTGCCCTGATGAAGGCCTTGTTGCTGCTATCCGCGCGCTGAAGGAGGGGGAGGCGCTGTACCACAACAGCACGCTGATCGCCCTGAACGGGGATAACCTGGAACTGCAAGACATCGATAGCCTTACGGGCCACAGTGCCTCGGGACGGCAGGAATACGGAAGCTGCATCCTCATCAACGATGTGTGGGATATTTTCCTGCAGAACGGTGATCAGATCCGGAGCGATTTTAAGCTGCTGACCAACGGCCGCCAGAGCCAGCCCATCGGCGATAAGCATACGATTGTATACAACGAGGAGAATATCTTTATAGAAGAGGGCGCGCAGATACGTGCCGCGGTGCTGAATGCGGAGAACGGACCCATCTACATTGGCAAGAATGCGCAGGTGCAGGAGGGGTCGCTTATTCGCGGGCCGTTTGCGCTATGCGAGGAGAGCCACGTGAACATGGGCGCCAAGATGCGCGGCGACGTGACCGTGGGCCCCTACTCAAAAGTGGGTGGCGAGGTAGCGGCCTCCGTAATTTTTGGATACAGCAACAAAGGCCACGAAGGCTACCTGGGCAACTCGGTGCTGGGCGAGTGGTGCAACCTGGGCGCAGACACCAACACCTCCAACCTCAAAAACAACTACGCCGAGGTGAAGATCTGGAACTACGCCAAAGGCGGTTTCAAAAACACCGGACAGCAGTTCTGCGGCCTCATCATGGGCGACCACAGCAAGTGCGGCATCAACACCATGTTCAATACAGGCACGGTGGTGGGTGTGAGCGCCAATATATTCGGGGCCGGTTTCCCGCGTAATTTTATACCTTCGTTTAGCTGGGGTGGCGCAGCAGGCTTCGAGACGTTCCAGATGCGCAAAGTGGTGGAAGTGGCCGAGAAAGTAATGGCCCGCCGCAAGCTGCAGTTCGACGAGGTAGAGAAAAGCATACTTGCCCACATCTTCGAAGAAACCAAGCAGTACCGCGTGTGGGACAAGAAAACGGAAGAAGCGAAGCCGGAAACAACGGTCTCTAATTCATAA
- a CDS encoding type B 50S ribosomal protein L31, with the protein MKKGIHPEYRQVVFQDMTSDFKFITRSTMSSDETITWEDGKEYPVIKVEVSSASHPFYTGKNIFVDTAGRVEKFNKRYTKK; encoded by the coding sequence ATGAAAAAAGGCATTCACCCAGAATACAGACAGGTGGTTTTCCAGGATATGACAAGTGATTTTAAATTTATCACGCGTTCTACCATGTCTTCTGATGAAACAATCACTTGGGAAGACGGTAAAGAATACCCTGTGATTAAAGTAGAAGTTTCTTCTGCATCCCACCCATTCTACACAGGTAAAAATATCTTTGTGGATACTGCTGGACGTGTTGAAAAATTCAACAAGCGTTACACCAAGAAATAA
- a CDS encoding potassium channel family protein, with protein sequence MTNKFAVIGLGIFGNSIARTLAERGAEVLAIDNDEDHVESIKDEVAYAVALDATDIRALEAQNIQDMEAVIVAIGEDFEAVLITTANLQELNVKRVITRASNTQQRRILQKMGVQEILSPEGEVGKTVAERLLQPNIRTFLPLPDDYEIVEINAPRNIANRSVAKISLREKYNLNLITIRRFFEEIVDGKPMQVEHIIGVPKADTIIYPSDILLLIGKKYDVKRFIEINR encoded by the coding sequence ATGACGAACAAGTTTGCTGTAATCGGGCTGGGTATATTTGGTAACTCCATCGCCCGCACGCTGGCAGAGCGCGGCGCCGAGGTACTGGCCATCGACAACGATGAGGACCACGTAGAATCCATAAAAGACGAGGTAGCCTACGCCGTGGCCCTTGACGCGACTGACATACGTGCCCTCGAGGCACAGAACATTCAGGACATGGAAGCGGTGATCGTGGCCATTGGCGAGGATTTTGAAGCCGTACTTATCACTACAGCAAACCTGCAGGAACTGAACGTAAAGCGCGTAATCACGCGCGCCTCCAACACACAGCAGCGCCGCATTCTGCAGAAGATGGGGGTGCAGGAGATCCTGTCGCCGGAGGGTGAGGTTGGCAAAACGGTGGCCGAGCGCCTCCTGCAGCCAAACATCCGCACCTTCCTGCCCCTGCCCGACGATTACGAGATCGTGGAGATCAACGCACCCCGCAATATCGCCAACCGCAGCGTGGCCAAAATATCGCTCCGCGAGAAGTATAACCTCAACCTGATTACCATCCGGCGCTTTTTTGAGGAGATCGTGGATGGCAAGCCGATGCAGGTGGAGCACATCATCGGCGTTCCCAAAGCCGACACCATCATCTATCCGTCAGATATCCTGCTGCTTATCGGTAAGAAGTATGATGTGAAGCGATTTATCGAGATTAACCGCTAA
- a CDS encoding uridine kinase family protein, with amino-acid sequence MQKPYIVGITGGSASGKTTFLNKLLTSFSPENVCLISQDNYYKAREHQVKDANGVVNFDLPSCIDDEAYAHDLLKISRGETVYRTEYTFNNPNVIPKQLEFRPAPIVVVEGIFVFYFEEIAKLLDLKVYIDAKEYIKLQRRIVRDKVERGYDLDDVLYRYTNHVAPTYEKYIKPYKNDADVIIPNNAHFERGLEVLTTFLNTKINV; translated from the coding sequence ATGCAAAAGCCATACATCGTCGGAATTACAGGAGGTAGTGCTTCAGGAAAAACCACTTTTTTGAATAAGCTGCTCACATCGTTTTCACCTGAGAACGTTTGCCTCATCTCTCAGGACAACTATTACAAAGCGCGCGAGCACCAGGTAAAAGACGCTAATGGCGTCGTTAACTTCGACCTACCTTCCTGCATTGATGACGAGGCCTACGCCCACGACCTCTTGAAGATCAGCCGAGGCGAAACCGTTTACCGCACCGAGTACACCTTCAATAATCCCAACGTTATCCCGAAGCAGCTTGAGTTCAGGCCGGCGCCCATTGTGGTGGTGGAGGGTATTTTCGTGTTTTACTTTGAGGAGATCGCCAAACTGCTGGACCTGAAAGTGTACATCGACGCTAAGGAGTACATAAAGCTGCAGCGCCGCATTGTGCGCGACAAAGTAGAGCGGGGCTATGACCTGGATGATGTCCTGTACCGCTACACTAACCACGTGGCGCCCACCTACGAAAAGTACATTAAGCCGTACAAAAACGACGCAGATGTGATTATCCCCAACAACGCCCATTTCGAGCGTGGCCTGGAGGTGCTAACCACCTTCCTTAATACCAAAATAAACGTATGA
- a CDS encoding non-canonical purine NTP diphosphatase — protein sequence MKKLCFATNNKHKIAEVSQMLDGQYELLSLEDIGCHVELPEEQDTLEGNSHQKAAYVWDNFAVSCFADDTGLEVEALDGAPGVYSARYAGPQRSDTDNIQKLLQSLEGQANRRARFRTSITLILEGKEHQFEGIVTGSIAEDWKGDKGFGYDPVFVPDDHDRTFAQMRPEEKNAISHRGRAVQQLVGFLKAL from the coding sequence ATGAAGAAGCTTTGCTTTGCCACAAATAACAAGCACAAGATTGCGGAAGTAAGCCAGATGCTCGACGGGCAGTATGAACTGCTGAGCCTGGAGGACATTGGCTGCCACGTGGAGCTGCCCGAAGAGCAGGACACGCTGGAGGGCAATTCGCACCAGAAAGCGGCTTATGTGTGGGATAATTTTGCCGTAAGCTGCTTTGCCGACGATACCGGGCTGGAGGTAGAGGCGCTGGACGGCGCACCAGGCGTATACTCTGCCCGCTATGCCGGCCCACAGCGATCAGACACCGACAACATTCAGAAGCTGCTGCAAAGTCTGGAGGGGCAGGCAAACCGCCGCGCCCGTTTCCGCACAAGTATAACGCTCATCTTAGAGGGGAAGGAGCACCAGTTCGAGGGCATCGTAACAGGAAGTATAGCCGAAGACTGGAAAGGCGACAAAGGCTTTGGCTACGACCCGGTGTTTGTGCCCGATGACCACGACCGGACCTTTGCCCAGATGCGTCCCGAAGAGAAAAACGCCATCAGCCACCGGGGGCGTGCGGTACAGCAACTTGTTGGCTTTCTGAAGGCGCTTTAG